In Grus americana isolate bGruAme1 chromosome 4, bGruAme1.mat, whole genome shotgun sequence, one genomic interval encodes:
- the ZAR1 gene encoding zygote arrest protein 1: MAEEAMESYLYATYHPYSYRYPPPKGKGGAAGGWRPRGSGYFSGYGEAAAAAEYFDNYQRAQLKAILSQVNPNLTPRLRKANTKEVGVQVNPRQDASVQCSLGPRTLLRRRPGTPAGPRPREAEQEREQEQGSPATTSTRAVRFPRTIAVYSPMASRRLTAFLEEPEPEQRPQQQQQREEEAAAAVEEEPAALREQREAEAAAVRASWEKPPESGAEPLEQRPAEPLGQRPPATPEPPAAGPEESREEEAAAAAAAAQAEPPAAPQKREPPAGKTRLRFQFLEQKYGYYHCKDCNIRWESAYVWCVQGTNKVYFRQFCRTCQKSYNPYRVEDITCQSCKQTRCTCPVKMRHVDPKRPHRQDLCGRCKGKRLSCDSTFSFKYII, encoded by the exons ATGGCGGAGGAGGCGATGGAGAGCTACCTGTACGCCACCTACCACCCCTACTCCTACCGCTACCCGCCGCCCAAGGGCaaggggggggcagcgggcggCTGGCGGCCGCGGGGCAGCGGCTACTTCTCGGGCTACGGGGAGGCGGCGGCTGCCGCCGAGTACTTCGACAACTACCAGCGGGCGCAGCTGAAGGCCATCCTCTCCCAGGTCAACCCCAACCTGACGCCGCGGCTCCGCAAGGCCAACACCAAGGAGGTGGGCGTCCAGGTCAACCCGCGGCAGGACGCCTCGGTGCAATGCTCCCTCGGGCCCCGCACGCTGCTGCGCCGCCGCCCCGGCACCCCCGCCGGGCCGCGGCCCCGTGAGGCGGAGCAGGAgcgggagcaggagcagggcagccccgCCACCACCAGCACCCGCGCCGTGCGCTTCCCCCGCACTATCGCCGTCTACTCGCCCATGGCGTCCCGCAGACTCACCGCCTTCCTGGAGGAGCCGGAGCCGGAGCAGCGGCcgcaacagcagcagcagcgggaggaggaggcggcggcggccgtCGAGGAGGAGCCGGCCGCGTTGCGGGAGCAGCGGGAGGCGGAGGCGGCCGCCGTGCGAGCGAGTTGGGAGAAGCCCCCCGAGAGCGGCGCCGAGCCGCTGGAGCAGCGCCCGGCCGAGCCACTGGGGCAGCGTCCGCCCGCCACCCCGGagccgccggcggcggggccggaggagagccgggaggaggaggcggcggcggcggcagcagcagcgcaggcAGAGCCGCCGGCTGCCCCTCAGAAGCGAGAGCCGCCGGCGGGCAAGACCCGCCTGCGCTTCCAG TTCCTGGAGCAGAAGTACGGCTACTACCATTGCAAGGACTGCAACATCCGCTGGGAAAGCGCCTACGTCTGGTGCGTCCAGGGCACCAACAAG GTGTATTTCCGGCAGTTCTGCCGGACCTGCCAGAAGTCCTACAACCCGTACCGCGTGGAGGACATCACATGCCAG AGCTGCAAGCAGACGAGGTGCACCTGCCCCGTGAAGATGCGCCACGTGGATCCCAAGAGGCCCCACCGCCAGGACCTCTGTGGGAGATGCAAAGGGAAACGGCTCTCCTGCGATAGCACGTTCAGTTTCAAATACATCATCTGA
- the SLC10A4 gene encoding sodium/bile acid cotransporter 4: MAGSAQPPTATRGDGPDGGSLAGDGEAFGDRSLSQGLSVLVGLALCVTMLGLGCAVELGQLGQQLRRPMGLLLALLGQFVAMPLLAFLLALIFALDEVAAVAVLLCGCCPGGNLSNLMSVLVDGDMNLSIIMTASSTLLALFLMPLCLWIYSRHWINTALVRLLPLGAVSLTLGSTLLPIGLGVLIRYRHPRAADLLVKISLWSLLVTLVILFILTGTMLGPDLMAHIPASVYAIAVLMPLAGYALGYGLATVFKMPPHCRRTVSLETGCQNVQLCTAILKLTFPPELIGSMYMFPLLYALFQSAEAGLFVLIYKMYGRDSYKQDTLGEEEDTDISYKKLKEEEVADTSYGTVTTAECNSVQMEPTQTAL, from the exons ATGGCCGGCTCCGCGCAGCCCCCGACGGCGACGAGGGGCGACGGCCCCGACGGCGGATCGCTGGCGGGGGACGGCGAAGCTTTCGGGGACCGCTCCCTCAGCCAGGGCTTGAGCGTGCTGGTGGGGCTGGCGCTCTGCGTGAccatgctggggctgggctgcgccgtggagctggggcagctgggcCAGCAGCTGCGGCGGcccatggggctgctgctggcgctgCTGGGGCAGTTCGTGGCGATGCCGCTGCTGGCCTTCCTCCTCGCCCTCATCTTCGCCCTGGACGAGGTGGCGGCCGTGGCCGTGCTGCTGTGCGGCTGCTGCCCCGGGGGCAATCTCTCCAACCTCATGTCGGTGCTCGTCGACGGGGACATGAACCTCAG CATTATCATGACGGCCTCCTCCACGCTGCTGGCCCTCTTCCTGATGCCCCTCTGCCTCTGGATCTACAGCCGCCACTGGATCAACACGGCCCTGGTGCGGCTGCTGCCTCTGGGGGCGGTGAGCCTGACGCTGGGCAGCACCCTGCTGCCCATCGGCCTGGGGGTGCTCATACGGTACCGGCACCCCCGTGCCGCCGACCTCCTGGTTAAG ATTTCCTTGTGGTCCCTCTTGGTGACTCTGGTGATCCTGTTCATCCTGACTGGGACCATGCTGGGCCCAGATCTGATGGCACATATTCCTGCATCTGTCTACGCCATTGCGGTGCTGATGCCTCTAGCAGGGTATGCCTTGGGATACGGCTTAGCCACGGTCTTTAAAATGCCCCCACACTGCAGGAGAACAGTGTCGTTGGAAACAGGGTGCCAAAATGTCCAGCTCTGCACCGCCATCCTAAAACTCACCTTCCCCCCGGAGCTCATTGGGAGCATGTACATGTTTCCCTTGCTTTACGCGCTTTTTCAGTCGGCAGAAGCGGGACTCTTTGTGCTGATATACAAGATGTATGGGAGAGACAGCTACAAACAAGATACGCTCGGTGAAGAGGAAGACACGGATATTTCCTACAAGaaactgaaggaggaggaggtggctgaCACTTCATATGGCACAGTGACCACAGCGGAGTGCAACTCTGTTCAGATGGAGCCGACACAGACGGCGCTTTAG